AATTCGAACGGGGTATCCCCGTCGCGGTAAACGGTAAACGGATGGATGGGGTGGCCCTTATCCGAACTTTGAATAAGATTGGTGGCGCCCACGGCGTGGGTATCGTAGACCTGGTAGAAAACCGGGTGGTTGGGATGAAAAGCCGCGGTGTATACGAAACCCCCGGGGGAGCCATCCTGTACTATGCCCACCAGGAACTGGAACACCTCTGCCTTGACCGGCAGACCTATGCCTTTAAACAAATGGTGGCCCAGAAGATGGCCGAACTCATCTATGGGGGACTGTGGTTTACGCCCCTGCGGGAAGCCCTTTCGGCCTTTGTGGACAGCACCCAGCGGACCGTAACCGGCACGGTGCGGGTAAAGCTTTACAAGGGCTCTATCTCTGGCGCGGGGGTTCGTTCACCCTATTCTCTGTACAATGCCAGTATTGCAAGCTTTACCACCGGCGAGTTGTACAACCATGCGGATGCCAAGGGCTTTATCCGCCTCTATGGGCTTCCGGTACTGGTCCGGGCGCTTATGGAACAGGGGAAAGGGGCCGCTTCCATTTCCCGGCATGGCAGCGAAGCCAAAAGCGACGGCGTAGCGGGGTAAACGGTGGCACAGGTACTATGGTCCGGCAGGCTTTCTGCCACCCCCGATGAGGAAGCTTTTGCCTTTGAATCATCCATTACGGTAGACCAGCGGCTCGTTCTGGAAGACATTGAGGGAAGTATTGCCCATGTGACCATGCTGGGTGCCCAGGGGATTATCCCTGAAGAGGCGGCCCAGAAAATAGGCGAAGAGCTTAAGCGGATTGCCGCGGATATTACCGAGGGGAAGCTCGTCATCGATACGGGGGTGGAAGATATTCATTCATTTATCGAGGGGGTCCTGACGGCCCGGCTCGGCGATGTGGGACGGATGGTTCATGCGGGCCGGAGCCGCAACGACCAGGTGGCCGTGGATGTGCGGCTCTACCTGAAGCACCATATTCCTGAACTCCAGGAAGAACTCCGGCAAACCGGGGAAACCCTCCTTTCGGTAGCGGAGCAGCACCTTACCACGGTGATGCCCGGCTACACCCACCTGCAGCGGGCCCAGCCGGTGACCCTGGCGCATCACCTCGTGGCCTGGGCGGCGGGTCTTGAGCGGGATAGGGCGCGCTTTGCCGATGCCCTTGCCCGGCTCGATGAATGTCCCCTGGGATCGGGGGCCCTGGCGGGTTCTACCCTTCCCCTTGACCGGGAAGCCACAAGCCGGGCCCTGGGGTTTCGCAGGCCCACCATTAATTCGATGGATTCCGTGGCAGACCGGGACTTTGCTCTGGAAGTAACGTCCTGCTGTGCCATCACCATGGTACATCTTTCCCGCTTTTGCGAAGACATCATACTCTGGGCCACCGAGGAATTCGGTTTTATCGAACTGGCTGAACAATGGAGCACCGGGTCTTCCATCATGCCTCAAAAGAAGAACCCCGACTTTGCGGAGCTTATCCGGGGCAAGAGCGGCCGGGTCACGGGTGACCTGGTCACCCTTCTTACCCTCCTCAA
The nucleotide sequence above comes from Treponema sp. J25. Encoded proteins:
- the argH gene encoding argininosuccinate lyase — encoded protein: MAQVLWSGRLSATPDEEAFAFESSITVDQRLVLEDIEGSIAHVTMLGAQGIIPEEAAQKIGEELKRIAADITEGKLVIDTGVEDIHSFIEGVLTARLGDVGRMVHAGRSRNDQVAVDVRLYLKHHIPELQEELRQTGETLLSVAEQHLTTVMPGYTHLQRAQPVTLAHHLVAWAAGLERDRARFADALARLDECPLGSGALAGSTLPLDREATSRALGFRRPTINSMDSVADRDFALEVTSCCAITMVHLSRFCEDIILWATEEFGFIELAEQWSTGSSIMPQKKNPDFAELIRGKSGRVTGDLVTLLTLLKGLPYAYDRDLQEDKEALFDALDTLRASLRMFRGMLASARFRTERMARSCQGGFLEATDVAEYLVRRGLPFRRAHEVAAQVVRDCIAAGQRHIGERTLEQLRERSELFNEDIYEALSPRASVERRRTAGGPAPEEVQRQIGELRRRFSRKEG